In Bradyrhizobium sp. 1(2017), one DNA window encodes the following:
- a CDS encoding YihY/virulence factor BrkB family protein, which yields MLVRRSEQIDSWLLVAATAVFVLTAERYFQDSGLAQSGPPQDHRKGEANSPETHPAGAAMERGRGRHAKSPFTIPWAGWKDIFWRTYQRIDEDRLLATAGGVVFFGLLAIFPAVTALVSSYALFADPSTISSNLHTLATMLPEGSFQIVEDQVARVLSNGNTTLGATFLLGLLLAIWSANAGVKAIFDALNVAYEEREKRSFVKLNLVSLAFTVGGIVALLLMVGAVVAFPLALNHLGMAPESKLIVALARWPLLFLILLVALAILYRFAPSRDAPRWQWLSLGAVAAAILWIAGSALLSWYLSEFANYNATYGSLGAAIGLMTWMWMSAIVIMFGAELNSEIERQTLRDTTAGQPKPLGTRQAVSGDTVGAAAPA from the coding sequence ATGCTGGTAAGGCGCTCCGAACAAATCGACTCCTGGCTGCTGGTGGCGGCAACGGCCGTCTTCGTGCTGACCGCGGAGCGCTACTTTCAGGACTCCGGCCTGGCCCAGTCGGGGCCGCCCCAAGACCATCGCAAAGGCGAGGCGAATTCCCCGGAAACGCATCCGGCCGGCGCGGCCATGGAGCGCGGCCGAGGCCGTCACGCGAAGAGCCCGTTTACGATCCCCTGGGCGGGCTGGAAGGATATATTCTGGCGCACCTATCAACGCATCGATGAGGATCGCCTGCTCGCAACCGCCGGCGGCGTCGTGTTCTTTGGCCTGCTCGCGATCTTCCCGGCCGTCACGGCGCTCGTCTCGTCCTACGCCCTGTTCGCCGATCCCTCGACGATCAGCTCAAATCTCCACACGCTTGCGACGATGCTGCCCGAGGGTTCGTTCCAGATCGTCGAGGACCAGGTTGCGCGCGTGCTGTCGAACGGCAATACCACGCTCGGCGCCACCTTCCTGCTCGGCCTTCTGCTGGCGATCTGGAGCGCCAATGCCGGCGTCAAGGCCATCTTCGACGCCCTCAACGTCGCCTATGAGGAGCGGGAGAAGCGCAGCTTCGTCAAGCTCAACTTGGTGTCGCTGGCCTTCACCGTGGGCGGTATCGTCGCGCTGCTGCTGATGGTGGGGGCCGTCGTCGCCTTCCCGCTCGCGCTCAATCACCTCGGCATGGCGCCCGAAAGCAAGCTGATCGTGGCGCTGGCGCGATGGCCGCTGCTGTTCCTCATCCTGCTCGTGGCGCTTGCGATTCTTTACCGCTTCGCCCCCAGTCGCGATGCGCCGCGCTGGCAATGGCTCAGTCTCGGTGCGGTGGCCGCCGCCATTCTCTGGATCGCCGGTTCGGCGCTCCTGTCCTGGTATCTCTCGGAATTCGCCAACTACAATGCGACCTACGGCTCGCTTGGCGCGGCGATCGGCCTGATGACGTGGATGTGGATGTCGGCCATCGTGATCATGTTCGGGGCCGAGCTGAACTCGGAGATCGAGCGGCAGACCCTGCGCGACACGACCGCCGGACAGCCGAAGCCGCTCGGCACCCGCCAAGCCGTCTCGGGCGACACGGTCGGCGCGGCCGCGCCGGCCTGA
- a CDS encoding class I SAM-dependent methyltransferase, with amino-acid sequence MSTSAALKPAVAQPDLAAVKQRQHGAWSSGDYAVVGTTLQIVGERLCEAVDIRAGSKVLDVAAGNGNVTLAAARRWCDVTSTDYVPALLERGRERAAAERLTIEFREADAEALPFADASYDFVLSTFGVMFTPDQDKAASELARVCRSGGRIGLANWTPQGFIGQLFKTIGKHLPPPAGVKSPALWGTAARLEEMFASQASEIVAEPRMFVFRYRSPDHWLDIFKTFYGPTLKAFAALDESGQAALKRDLLALLGEFNRADDGTIVVHSEYLEAVITKR; translated from the coding sequence ATGTCGACATCCGCCGCGCTCAAGCCAGCCGTAGCCCAACCTGATCTCGCCGCCGTCAAGCAGCGCCAGCACGGCGCCTGGTCGTCGGGCGACTATGCCGTGGTCGGCACCACCTTGCAGATCGTCGGCGAGCGGCTCTGTGAGGCAGTTGACATCCGTGCCGGCAGCAAGGTGCTGGACGTCGCCGCCGGCAACGGCAATGTGACGCTGGCGGCAGCACGGCGCTGGTGCGACGTCACATCCACCGACTACGTGCCGGCGCTGCTCGAGCGCGGGCGCGAGCGCGCAGCGGCTGAACGTCTCACGATCGAATTCCGCGAAGCGGATGCCGAAGCGCTGCCGTTTGCCGACGCCAGCTACGATTTCGTGCTCTCGACCTTCGGCGTGATGTTCACGCCGGATCAGGACAAGGCGGCGTCCGAGCTCGCGCGGGTCTGCAGGTCCGGCGGCAGGATCGGACTCGCCAACTGGACGCCGCAGGGCTTCATCGGTCAACTGTTCAAGACCATCGGCAAGCACCTGCCGCCGCCGGCCGGCGTGAAGTCGCCGGCTCTGTGGGGCACGGCGGCACGGCTCGAAGAGATGTTCGCCAGCCAGGCCTCCGAGATCGTGGCCGAGCCGCGCATGTTCGTGTTCCGCTATCGCTCGCCGGACCACTGGCTCGATATTTTCAAGACCTTCTACGGGCCCACGCTGAAGGCGTTTGCCGCGCTCGACGAGAGCGGCCAGGCGGCGCTGAAGCGCGATCTCCTGGCGCTGCTCGGGGAGTTCAACCGCGCCGATGATGGCACGATCGTCGTGCACAGCGAATATCTGGAAGCCGTCATCACCAAGCGCTGA
- a CDS encoding EAL domain-containing protein, translated as MIRISTIFIAICMVLVAASLGLALYSVAGISGTESAIVALTALTFLILYNAVSMRLRDRSDVGGQIADLSRGTADLARQVAEFGRRLAAVEGRIASSNSTNSDRIQSVVGEINELGGLVRQLATTVSAHEDLLAGAAPVSAAVPVEKQEPVAPFDLIATTDERPAAPLPLTAAPPMSTALPLPPAAPPAVAQPRPAQAVTAQAANGRNQTQLLAALRNAIDENRIDIFLQPMVTLPQRKVRFYEAVTRLRDERDQLIAAEEFISIAEASGLIGRIDNMVMLRCVQVLRRLMVRNKDVGVFCNVAASTLGNSTTFAQCLDFLEANRALAPSLVLEFKQSTFRNLGPAETENLAALAQRGFRFSIDHVTDLRIEPRELADRGVRFIKVPASLLLDPKQASASDIHPSDLSDLLGRFGIDLIAERIEGERAVVDLLDYDVRFGQGFLFAPPRPLRPEGASATGGAAPNQAQDIQGSNGSATPSSGATSSAPPSQRITGNAALARRI; from the coding sequence ATGATTCGCATTTCGACGATCTTCATCGCCATCTGCATGGTTCTGGTCGCGGCCTCGCTCGGGCTTGCCCTCTATTCGGTCGCCGGCATCAGCGGAACCGAATCCGCGATCGTGGCGCTGACCGCGCTGACCTTCCTGATCCTCTACAACGCAGTGTCGATGCGGCTGCGCGACCGCAGCGACGTCGGCGGCCAGATCGCCGACCTGTCGCGCGGCACCGCCGACCTCGCCCGCCAGGTGGCTGAGTTCGGGCGACGCTTGGCTGCGGTCGAGGGACGGATCGCCTCGTCCAATTCGACAAACTCCGACCGCATCCAGTCGGTGGTCGGCGAGATCAACGAGCTCGGCGGACTGGTCCGGCAGCTTGCCACGACCGTGTCGGCCCATGAAGACCTGCTGGCCGGCGCTGCGCCGGTATCGGCCGCGGTCCCGGTCGAGAAGCAGGAGCCGGTGGCGCCGTTCGACCTGATCGCGACGACCGACGAGCGGCCCGCCGCACCACTGCCGCTGACCGCAGCGCCCCCAATGTCTACAGCGCTTCCGCTGCCCCCGGCGGCCCCGCCTGCGGTGGCGCAGCCACGGCCCGCCCAGGCCGTCACGGCCCAGGCGGCGAACGGACGCAACCAAACCCAATTGCTGGCGGCGCTGCGCAACGCCATCGACGAGAACCGCATCGATATCTTCCTGCAGCCGATGGTGACGCTGCCGCAGCGCAAGGTGCGGTTCTATGAGGCGGTGACGCGGCTGCGCGACGAGCGTGACCAGCTGATCGCCGCCGAGGAGTTCATCAGCATCGCGGAGGCCTCCGGGCTGATCGGACGCATCGACAACATGGTAATGCTGCGCTGCGTGCAGGTTCTGCGGCGCCTGATGGTGCGCAACAAGGACGTCGGCGTGTTCTGCAACGTCGCGGCCTCCACGCTCGGCAATTCCACCACCTTCGCGCAATGTCTCGACTTCCTCGAAGCCAACCGGGCACTGGCGCCCTCGCTGGTGCTGGAGTTCAAGCAGTCGACCTTCCGCAATCTCGGCCCGGCCGAGACCGAGAATCTCGCCGCGCTCGCCCAGCGCGGCTTCCGCTTCTCGATCGACCATGTCACCGATTTGCGCATCGAGCCGCGCGAGCTCGCCGACCGCGGCGTGCGCTTCATCAAGGTGCCCGCCAGCCTGCTGCTCGATCCGAAGCAGGCTTCGGCCTCGGACATTCACCCGTCCGACCTCTCCGATCTGCTCGGCCGCTTCGGCATCGACCTGATCGCGGAGCGGATCGAGGGCGAGCGCGCGGTCGTCGACCTGCTCGATTATGACGTGCGGTTCGGCCAGGGGTTCCTGTTCGCGCCGCCACGGCCATTGCGGCCCGAAGGGGCATCTGCTACCGGCGGGGCCGCGCCGAACCAGGCGCAGGACATCCAGGGATCCAATGGCTCCGCCACACCCAGCTCAGGCGCGACCTCTTCGGCGCCTCCGTCACAGCGCATCACCGGCAACGCGGCGCTCGCTCGCCGCATCTGA
- a CDS encoding winged helix-turn-helix domain-containing protein has translation MTFQFEDFLLDPERRELRHADALVALEPQVFDLLIYLVRHRERVVTRDNLLDAVWNGRVVSESTLTSRINAARRAVGDNGEEQRLIRTIARKGVRFVGAVTELAGAAKRTEADERPSAPPTGLPLPDRPAIAVLPFTNMSGETEQDYFSDGISEDIITALSKLRWFFVIARNSSFIYKGRAVHLRQIAQELGVHYVVEGSVRKDGERVRITAQLNDVATGSHLWAERYDRELADVFTVQDEITEAIVAAIEPQLYAAESFRAQRKPPDSMDAWDLVMRALSHYWRVTRQDHVVAQALLEKAIALDPTYGKALGLLGTSYMFTAHMGWMEMAKAITLAERAARAAIRADDEDAWAHNALGHVDLFARRFDDSLAEFETALRLNPNFALAQGYYGLALGYCGRWRDADEAARRAIRLSPRDPYAPVYYGIAAYARFLGADYAEAIRLAQESLRQRSDFVGGHRVLTAAAGMAGQTEMARTALQELRRAQPNVTLAWIAEFMPIKLAADRERYLEGFRRAGLT, from the coding sequence GTGACGTTTCAGTTCGAGGACTTCCTGCTCGACCCCGAGCGCCGCGAATTGCGGCACGCGGACGCGCTCGTCGCGCTCGAACCCCAGGTGTTCGACCTCCTGATTTACCTTGTTCGTCACCGCGAACGCGTGGTGACGCGGGACAACCTGCTCGATGCGGTCTGGAACGGCCGCGTTGTCTCGGAATCGACGCTGACCAGCCGGATCAACGCAGCGCGCCGCGCGGTTGGCGACAATGGCGAGGAACAGCGGCTGATCCGCACCATCGCACGCAAAGGCGTGCGGTTCGTCGGCGCGGTGACCGAGCTGGCCGGCGCCGCCAAACGAACAGAAGCGGACGAGCGGCCTTCGGCGCCACCGACGGGCCTGCCGCTGCCCGATCGTCCGGCGATCGCGGTGCTGCCCTTCACCAACATGAGCGGCGAGACGGAGCAGGATTATTTTTCCGACGGCATCAGTGAGGACATCATCACCGCGCTGTCGAAGCTGCGCTGGTTCTTCGTGATCGCGCGCAACTCGTCCTTCATCTACAAGGGCCGCGCGGTTCATTTGCGCCAGATCGCGCAAGAGCTCGGCGTGCACTATGTCGTCGAGGGCAGCGTCCGCAAGGATGGCGAGCGCGTCCGCATCACCGCCCAGCTCAACGACGTCGCCACCGGCAGCCATCTCTGGGCCGAACGCTACGACCGCGAGCTCGCCGACGTCTTCACCGTCCAGGACGAGATCACCGAGGCGATCGTCGCCGCGATCGAGCCGCAGCTCTATGCCGCCGAGAGCTTTCGCGCCCAGCGCAAGCCGCCCGACAGCATGGACGCCTGGGACCTCGTGATGCGCGCGCTATCGCACTACTGGCGGGTGACGCGGCAGGATCATGTCGTGGCGCAGGCCCTGCTCGAAAAGGCCATCGCGCTCGATCCGACCTACGGCAAGGCGCTCGGGCTGCTCGGCACCAGCTACATGTTCACGGCCCATATGGGCTGGATGGAGATGGCAAAGGCAATAACGCTCGCCGAACGGGCCGCACGTGCCGCCATCCGCGCCGACGACGAGGACGCCTGGGCCCACAACGCGCTCGGCCACGTCGACCTGTTCGCGCGGCGGTTCGATGACTCGCTGGCCGAATTCGAAACCGCGCTGCGGCTCAATCCGAATTTCGCGCTGGCCCAGGGCTATTATGGCCTGGCCCTCGGCTATTGCGGCCGCTGGCGGGATGCCGATGAGGCCGCGCGGCGGGCGATCCGCCTCAGCCCGCGCGATCCCTATGCGCCGGTCTATTACGGCATCGCCGCCTACGCCCGCTTCCTCGGTGCCGACTACGCGGAAGCGATCCGGCTGGCGCAGGAATCGCTGCGCCAGCGCAGCGACTTCGTCGGCGGGCACCGGGTGTTGACGGCGGCAGCCGGCATGGCCGGACAGACCGAGATGGCCCGCACCGCGCTGCAGGAACTCCGCCGGGCCCAACCGAACGTCACGCTGGCCTGGATCGCCGAGTTCATGCCGATCAAGCTTGCGGCCGACCGCGAACGCTACCTCGAAGGCTTTCGCCGCGCCGGACTGACTTGA
- a CDS encoding TIGR01459 family HAD-type hydrolase yields the protein MTTLHFVQSLRELVGGIDVVLSDIWGVVHNGLESFPEACEALHTYRSRGGTVILITNAPRPADSVQRQLRKLGVADETYDAIVSSGDLTRLYVAEHPGRKMFWLGPERDNSIYRGLDAKTAPLEEADYIVCTGLYDDETETAEDYRGMMLKARERKLTLVCANPDIVVERGDRLIYCAGAIAELYRELGGEVIFYGKPHRPIYERAMALAGERQGHPIDRKKVLAIGDSVRTDLTGAREFGIDCLFVTRGIHAEEFEGLDQLDPASVMELFGHPPKALMRELKW from the coding sequence ATGACCACGCTGCATTTTGTCCAAAGCCTGCGCGAGCTCGTGGGCGGCATCGACGTCGTGCTCAGCGACATCTGGGGCGTGGTCCATAACGGCCTCGAATCCTTCCCCGAAGCCTGCGAGGCGCTGCACACCTATCGCAGCCGCGGCGGTACCGTGATCCTGATCACCAACGCGCCGCGTCCGGCCGATTCCGTACAGCGCCAGTTGCGCAAGCTCGGCGTCGCCGACGAGACCTATGACGCGATCGTCTCGTCGGGCGACCTGACCCGGCTCTATGTCGCCGAGCATCCCGGCCGCAAGATGTTCTGGCTCGGCCCCGAGCGCGACAATTCGATCTACCGCGGCCTCGACGCGAAAACCGCGCCGCTGGAGGAAGCCGATTACATCGTCTGCACCGGCCTCTATGACGATGAGACCGAGACCGCCGAAGACTATCGTGGCATGATGCTGAAGGCGCGCGAGCGCAAGCTGACGCTGGTCTGCGCCAACCCCGACATCGTGGTCGAGCGCGGCGACCGGCTGATCTATTGCGCCGGGGCCATCGCGGAGCTTTATCGCGAGCTCGGCGGCGAGGTGATCTTCTACGGCAAGCCGCACCGGCCGATCTATGAGCGCGCGATGGCGCTCGCCGGCGAACGCCAGGGCCATCCGATCGATCGGAAGAAGGTGCTGGCGATCGGCGATTCCGTCCGCACCGATCTCACCGGCGCGCGCGAATTCGGCATCGACTGCCTGTTCGTCACTCGTGGCATCCATGCCGAGGAGTTCGAGGGCCTCGACCAGCTCGACCCGGCCTCCGTGATGGAGTTGTTCGGCCACCCGCCGAAGGCGCTGATGCGCGAATTGAAGTGGTAG
- a CDS encoding response regulator: MAVDLSMPVLVVDDYSTMIRIIRNLLKQLGFENIDDASDGSAALNKMRGKKYGLVISDWNMEPMTGYDLLREVRADPNLATTPFIMITAESKTENVIAAKKAGVNNYIVKPFNAATLKTKIEAVFPDMASA, encoded by the coding sequence ATGGCGGTTGATTTGTCGATGCCGGTTCTGGTGGTGGATGACTACAGCACCATGATCCGCATCATCAGGAATCTGCTGAAGCAGCTTGGCTTCGAGAACATCGATGATGCCAGCGACGGTTCGGCCGCACTGAACAAGATGCGCGGCAAGAAATACGGGCTCGTGATCTCCGACTGGAACATGGAGCCGATGACGGGTTACGACCTGCTGCGCGAAGTGCGCGCGGATCCGAACCTCGCCACCACGCCCTTCATCATGATCACGGCCGAATCCAAGACCGAAAACGTGATCGCGGCCAAGAAGGCCGGTGTGAACAACTACATCGTCAAGCCGTTCAACGCGGCGACGCTGAAGACCAAGATCGAGGCGGTCTTCCCTGACATGGCGAGCGCGTAA
- a CDS encoding bifunctional riboflavin kinase/FAD synthetase, with amino-acid sequence MAPHFTVIRDTTPDSAIPRGAVVAMGNFDGVHLGHRAVIAAALEMGRAHGRPALALTFEPHPRRFFSPNTPQFRLTDEPAKLRLLAGTGLAGAVVMTFDKARAGTSAQDFIHHDLIGRLGVSGIAVGYDFHFGKGRVGSPSLLVNEAPRLGIEVDVQAHVDIDERPVSSSAIRIALAEGQLDEATTMLGAPWFITGEVIHGEKRGRDLGYPTANIRLDANCGLKHGIYAVRVGRGQGKDQVRLDGVASFGRRPTFDNGAPLLEIFLFDFKGDLYGQALDCAFIGFIREELKFESLEALIRQMDDDSARARAMLAAAPDAFPRLGTID; translated from the coding sequence ATGGCTCCGCATTTTACCGTAATCCGCGACACCACGCCGGACTCCGCGATTCCGAGGGGCGCCGTGGTCGCCATGGGCAATTTCGACGGCGTTCATCTGGGCCATCGCGCCGTGATCGCGGCCGCCCTGGAAATGGGCCGGGCGCATGGCCGCCCTGCCCTGGCCCTGACCTTCGAGCCCCATCCGCGGCGCTTTTTCAGCCCCAACACCCCGCAATTCCGCCTGACGGACGAGCCGGCCAAGCTGCGGCTTCTCGCCGGCACCGGGCTTGCCGGCGCCGTGGTCATGACCTTCGACAAGGCGCGCGCCGGAACCAGCGCGCAGGATTTCATTCACCATGACCTGATCGGCCGCCTCGGCGTCAGCGGCATCGCCGTCGGCTACGACTTCCATTTCGGCAAGGGTCGCGTCGGCTCGCCGAGCTTGCTGGTCAACGAGGCGCCCCGGCTCGGGATCGAGGTCGACGTGCAGGCGCATGTCGATATCGACGAGCGGCCGGTCTCCTCCAGCGCGATCCGGATCGCCCTCGCCGAGGGCCAGCTGGATGAGGCCACCACCATGCTGGGTGCCCCCTGGTTCATCACCGGCGAGGTGATCCATGGCGAGAAACGGGGCCGCGACCTCGGCTATCCCACCGCGAATATCCGCCTGGACGCCAATTGCGGCCTGAAGCACGGGATCTACGCCGTACGGGTCGGCCGCGGCCAAGGAAAGGACCAGGTGCGCCTCGATGGCGTGGCAAGTTTTGGCCGCCGCCCGACCTTCGACAATGGCGCACCGCTGCTCGAAATCTTCCTGTTCGACTTCAAGGGCGATCTCTACGGGCAGGCGCTCGACTGCGCCTTCATCGGCTTCATCCGCGAAGAGCTGAAATTCGAAAGCCTCGAGGCCCTGATCCGCCAGATGGACGACGATTCCGCCCGCGCCCGCGCCATGCTGGCCGCCGCCCCGGACGCGTTTCCGCGGCTCGGGACCATCGATTGA